One window of the Candidatus Chryseobacterium colombiense genome contains the following:
- a CDS encoding transcriptional regulator → MIKINQLNKEFESRVRLGIMSVLMVNDWVDFSEMKNLLEVTDGNLASHSAALEKSSYIEIKKEFVGKKPKTSYRVTQAGRLAFTEHLNALEKLLGK, encoded by the coding sequence ATGATCAAAATAAATCAACTCAACAAAGAATTTGAAAGTCGTGTAAGATTGGGCATTATGTCTGTTCTTATGGTAAACGACTGGGTTGATTTCTCAGAAATGAAAAATCTTTTAGAAGTTACAGATGGTAACTTGGCCAGCCATAGTGCTGCCTTGGAAAAGTCGAGCTATATTGAAATTAAGAAAGAATTTGTAGGTAAAAAGCCGAAGACGTCTTATCGTGTTACACAAGCAGGAAGATTGGCGTTTACTGAACATTTAAATGCACTTGAAAAATTATTGGGCAAATAA
- a CDS encoding metallophosphoesterase — protein sequence MTRKDFLKKLGKITLIGAFPTLYSWQIEPFWVEFVQRKLPIKNLPKELNGKILMQISDLHVGDRFDYHFLIESFQKARQFAPDFVVYTGDYVNHGSHEDHEKLKKVMGNAIMGKLGTFGILGNHDYGKKWKDLGSSKTICQILEDMGISMLNNQQQESHGLNIIGFDDLWSPNFDPMSVMKDYDALKANLVLCHNPDVCDKEVWNGYQGWILSGHTHGGQCRIPGIITPILPVANRKYVSGEIDLEDGRMLYINRALGHSFQVRFMVRPEITVFTLAKG from the coding sequence ATGACTAGAAAAGATTTTCTGAAAAAGCTGGGTAAGATTACATTAATAGGAGCGTTTCCGACATTGTATTCTTGGCAGATAGAACCGTTTTGGGTGGAATTTGTCCAGAGGAAGCTTCCGATAAAAAATTTACCAAAAGAATTGAATGGAAAAATTCTGATGCAGATTTCAGATCTTCATGTAGGTGACCGGTTTGATTATCATTTCCTTATAGAATCGTTTCAAAAGGCCAGACAATTTGCTCCCGATTTTGTGGTGTATACCGGAGATTATGTCAATCATGGAAGTCACGAAGATCATGAAAAGCTGAAAAAAGTAATGGGGAATGCCATTATGGGAAAATTGGGGACTTTTGGAATTCTGGGAAACCATGATTACGGAAAAAAATGGAAAGATCTGGGCTCCTCAAAAACGATTTGCCAGATCCTTGAAGACATGGGTATTTCAATGCTGAATAATCAACAACAGGAATCTCACGGACTAAATATTATCGGTTTTGATGATCTGTGGTCACCCAATTTTGATCCGATGAGTGTGATGAAAGATTATGATGCATTAAAAGCGAATCTTGTCCTTTGTCATAATCCTGATGTTTGTGACAAAGAGGTCTGGAATGGATATCAAGGCTGGATTTTAAGCGGTCATACTCACGGAGGACAATGCAGGATTCCCGGAATAATAACACCGATTCTTCCCGTAGCCAACAGAAAATATGTTTCCGGTGAAATTGATCTTGAAGATGGCAGAATGCTGTACATCAACCGTGCATTGGGACATTCTTTTCAGGTAAGGTTTATGGTACGTCCGGAAATAACGGTATTTACATTGGCTAAAGGATAG
- a CDS encoding Coq4 family protein — MKKLRVKFLLFIYDNTQKLYRTYFKKKKRQWQFNEKQLLEFHTDSLGRKLGEFYKKHGFSIIPKMENHDVHHLITGLGTQFEEEIAMQYLLLGNGKLNAHLLAAIVLGTIILPEYTRMYVNAYRKGQNMRTFHHLDFEALLWQNFEHLNNFFRQKETSVFY, encoded by the coding sequence ATGAAAAAATTACGCGTCAAATTTTTACTCTTTATTTATGACAACACACAAAAACTTTACAGAACCTATTTTAAAAAGAAAAAGCGGCAATGGCAGTTTAATGAAAAACAATTGCTGGAGTTTCACACAGATTCCTTAGGAAGAAAATTGGGGGAATTTTATAAGAAACATGGTTTTTCCATAATTCCAAAGATGGAAAATCATGATGTCCATCATTTAATTACCGGGTTGGGAACACAATTTGAAGAAGAGATAGCGATGCAGTATCTTCTGTTAGGGAACGGAAAACTCAATGCTCATCTCTTGGCTGCTATTGTTTTAGGAACAATTATTCTTCCCGAATATACAAGAATGTACGTGAATGCTTACCGAAAAGGTCAAAACATGAGAACATTTCATCATTTGGATTTTGAAGCGTTGCTCTGGCAGAATTTTGAACATCTTAATAATTTTTTCAGACAAAAAGAGACTTCAGTTTTTTATTAA
- a CDS encoding DUF4173 domain-containing protein has translation MKTHHLILLTTVLFIVLFYGETPGINLGILGIAYTVFTLFATPDKNKTQTFYILLITSFVSSVAFAWYRDFPSFLALGTSLLFLGLKSKTRKLKTLFIVPVFVTNFFTFFCRFFSFEKWLPKFNTSGMLQKTIAIIFIPAIFITVFFCIYTYGSNHFATLFDNIEFDFNFLEFFGLAVLGFFMAFNFWNFSIERFIYKQNHYLNNTFSVQEKSQKASFGFMTFELERSSGIITFLVLNMMLLFFIFTYDYEQFYEIPKTPSQLSDETHERVISVIFSIIMAIAVIMFYFKGAFNFDKNAGILKILAKIWVVLNAVLIFSAMAKNTEYVQQLGLTYKRLGVYAFLILSIIGLVVTFIKIQKQKTNAFLFNQMLWCFYGMILVCSYFNWGGMATQYNIRNHKGNFEFLHSLNYNDEVLEQAFPKEMKTRVNDDRVESDKATFFSKILYYECIKK, from the coding sequence ATGAAAACGCATCATCTTATTCTTTTGACAACCGTACTTTTTATAGTGCTTTTTTACGGTGAAACGCCGGGAATTAATCTTGGAATTCTGGGAATTGCCTACACTGTATTTACTTTGTTTGCAACTCCGGATAAAAATAAAACACAAACATTCTATATATTATTGATTACTTCCTTTGTTTCAAGCGTAGCATTTGCATGGTATCGTGATTTTCCTTCATTTTTAGCACTAGGTACTTCGCTTTTATTTCTTGGCCTGAAATCCAAAACGAGAAAACTGAAAACCCTTTTTATTGTTCCTGTTTTTGTGACGAACTTTTTTACTTTTTTCTGCAGGTTTTTCAGTTTTGAAAAATGGCTTCCTAAATTCAATACCTCAGGAATGCTGCAGAAAACGATTGCTATTATTTTTATTCCTGCCATTTTTATCACGGTATTCTTTTGTATCTATACTTATGGAAGTAATCATTTTGCCACTTTGTTTGACAATATTGAATTTGATTTCAACTTTCTTGAGTTTTTCGGACTGGCTGTTCTGGGATTCTTTATGGCATTCAATTTCTGGAATTTTTCAATAGAAAGATTTATTTACAAGCAGAATCATTATTTAAATAATACATTTTCAGTTCAGGAAAAATCTCAGAAGGCTTCTTTTGGTTTTATGACCTTCGAACTGGAACGGTCAAGTGGGATCATAACATTTTTAGTTTTAAATATGATGCTCCTGTTCTTTATTTTCACTTACGACTACGAACAGTTTTATGAAATTCCGAAAACACCGTCTCAGCTTTCGGATGAAACCCACGAAAGGGTAATTTCGGTTATTTTCAGTATTATCATGGCCATTGCAGTGATCATGTTCTACTTTAAAGGAGCTTTTAATTTTGATAAAAATGCAGGAATATTAAAAATCCTGGCCAAAATATGGGTTGTTCTTAATGCCGTTCTTATATTTTCTGCGATGGCTAAAAATACAGAATATGTTCAGCAGTTGGGCCTGACCTATAAAAGATTGGGAGTTTACGCATTTTTAATATTGAGTATTATTGGATTAGTAGTAACTTTTATAAAAATTCAGAAGCAGAAAACCAATGCGTTCTTGTTCAATCAGATGTTATGGTGTTTCTATGGAATGATTTTGGTTTGCAGTTATTTCAATTGGGGCGGAATGGCAACACAGTATAATATCCGGAATCATAAAGGAAACTTTGAATTTCTGCATTCCCTGAATTATAATGATGAAGTTTTAGAACAGGCTTTTCCAAAGGAGATGAAAACCCGCGTTAATGATGACCGGGTAGAAAGTGATAAAGCCACATTCTTTTCCAAGATTTTATATTATGAATGCATTAAAAAATAA
- a CDS encoding FKBP-type peptidyl-prolyl cis-trans isomerase produces the protein MKKTLATLAIVAGFTTSFAQKSYTDEQKASYYIGLDIAQNMKRQGFTVDPDLMAQALKDEFTNKASLFPKEEMGNFLQGFMQKQNEKKQAEAKVKAEENKKKGAEFLAKNKLNKKITTTASGLQYEVLQPGDGKAKPTASSTASVKYTGKLMDGTVFDSTDNHGGNAMDLSLSGVIKGWTEGIQLMTKGAKYRFYIPSDLAYGDNGAGGVIPPGATLIFDIELVDFK, from the coding sequence ATGAAAAAAACATTAGCTACTTTGGCAATTGTTGCCGGATTTACTACTTCTTTCGCTCAAAAATCTTATACAGATGAACAGAAAGCCTCTTATTATATAGGTCTTGATATTGCTCAAAACATGAAAAGACAAGGATTTACTGTAGATCCAGATCTTATGGCACAGGCTTTAAAAGATGAGTTCACAAATAAAGCGAGCTTATTCCCAAAAGAGGAAATGGGAAATTTTTTACAGGGTTTTATGCAGAAGCAAAATGAAAAGAAGCAGGCAGAAGCAAAAGTAAAAGCTGAAGAAAATAAGAAAAAAGGAGCCGAATTCTTAGCTAAAAACAAGCTGAACAAAAAAATAACAACCACAGCAAGCGGACTACAGTATGAAGTTCTGCAGCCTGGTGACGGAAAAGCTAAACCTACGGCTTCAAGTACTGCCAGTGTAAAATACACCGGTAAACTCATGGACGGAACTGTTTTTGACAGCACAGATAATCACGGCGGAAATGCAATGGATTTAAGTCTTTCCGGTGTAATCAAAGGTTGGACAGAAGGAATTCAGTTGATGACGAAAGGAGCAAAATACAGATTTTATATTCCTTCAGATTTAGCGTATGGTGATAACGGAGCAGGTGGAGTTATTCCTCCGGGAGCAACCCTTATTTTCGATATTGAATTGGTGGATTTTAAATAG